One Phocaeicola dorei genomic region harbors:
- a CDS encoding endonuclease/exonuclease/phosphatase family protein, with translation MKKTLPLLFILLFALSAQSQNSLRLMTYNIKNANGMDDVCDFQRIADVINHIHPEVVALQELDSMTHRSGQKYVLGEIAGRTQMHAYFAPAIDYDGGKYGIGLLTKEIPVSLKTMTLPGREEARALIMAEFDNYIYCCTHLSLTEEDRMASLELIKDFAAAHKKPFFLAGDLNAEPESAFIKYLQQDFQILSDVNQHTFPAPSPTETIDYITALKQNMKGFTVTSAQVVNEPVASDHRPLVIVLEQK, from the coding sequence ATGAAAAAGACATTGCCCTTACTTTTTATCCTTCTTTTTGCCCTGTCGGCACAATCACAAAATTCCTTACGGCTAATGACCTATAACATTAAAAATGCAAACGGAATGGATGATGTATGCGACTTCCAACGCATAGCCGATGTAATCAATCATATCCACCCCGAAGTGGTAGCCTTGCAGGAACTAGACAGCATGACCCACCGCAGCGGACAAAAATACGTACTGGGCGAGATAGCCGGACGTACGCAAATGCACGCTTACTTTGCCCCTGCCATTGATTACGACGGAGGAAAATATGGTATCGGACTTCTCACCAAAGAAATTCCCGTCAGCCTGAAAACCATGACACTTCCCGGACGGGAAGAAGCACGTGCGCTGATTATGGCAGAGTTCGACAACTACATTTATTGTTGCACCCATCTGTCTCTCACCGAAGAAGACCGCATGGCCTCACTGGAGCTTATAAAAGACTTTGCCGCCGCTCATAAAAAACCTTTTTTCCTGGCCGGCGACCTGAATGCCGAACCCGAATCCGCATTCATAAAATACTTGCAACAGGATTTTCAGATACTTTCTGACGTAAACCAGCATACATTTCCGGCTCCCTCCCCTACAGAAACCATTGATTATATTACAGCACTGAAACAGAACATGAAAGGCTTCACAGTAACCTCCGCACAGGTAGTAAATGAACCGGTAGCATCAGATCACCGTCCTTTAGTAATAGTGCTTGAACAAAAATAA
- a CDS encoding tetratricopeptide repeat protein — protein MKRQKNKKQQTDFTDKTKSFHAFPPHFQRRSHGKHKKLTFPSIKYKLSGFITILAKYKHILMKALLLTGLLFILILPGCRKEKSILPLLQSVEELIPMYADSASVLLNNINAPDELTDKDFAHWCMLCGKVTDEAATGLLPIYQWQRAQQWFMKHGTPEEQAQIALYLGRAYVEDGEYDNAMQIYADALQLAKEHQAYNVAGYICAYMADLYGFRDITSERLEKRKEASNFFKKARNYKSYAYALKDLACECTLTDSFNCTIPLLQKADSISQLLHNKDLTADVANAFGVIYEAQEKYKNAERYFLKAIETGSKESYKDSISLLHIYIKDNQLAKAHEWIETITKHNDIAYYFNQAYYLLYKAEGKYKEALHYKEICSDMLDSLTLVQNETKVLEIEKKYNNAKIREENELLKITQQRNTIIIIIAISLFLLSVAGYIIYRQRSKAKIYYQQTILDKMKIELLHLSAALEEKKQILQKALADKENNAHKLQQEIEVISYKYNRLQKQSLETSTVGKKLISLTKKNRLEDSQLPTDKTWHSIMTEVDKIYPQFYSLLKEAFPNLTESEYQYCYLHIFGFDANDEAKLLGINPASVRMKRTRIYQEVQLKHDKETFLRDYIIKNLLK, from the coding sequence ATGAAAAGGCAGAAGAACAAAAAACAACAGACAGATTTCACTGACAAGACAAAGAGCTTTCATGCTTTCCCACCTCACTTCCAAAGGAGAAGCCACGGAAAGCATAAAAAACTGACTTTTCCCTCTATCAAATACAAGTTGTCCGGATTTATCACTATATTAGCAAAATATAAACACATTCTTATGAAAGCTTTACTTTTGACAGGACTACTATTCATTCTCATCCTCCCCGGATGTAGAAAAGAGAAAAGCATACTTCCGCTATTACAATCTGTAGAGGAACTGATTCCCATGTATGCCGATAGTGCTTCTGTGCTACTGAACAACATAAATGCCCCCGATGAACTGACTGATAAGGACTTTGCCCACTGGTGTATGTTATGCGGTAAAGTGACGGACGAAGCAGCCACCGGATTACTCCCTATCTACCAATGGCAACGGGCACAACAATGGTTTATGAAACACGGTACACCGGAAGAACAGGCGCAAATAGCCTTGTATCTAGGCCGTGCTTATGTAGAAGATGGGGAGTATGACAATGCAATGCAAATATATGCCGATGCGCTGCAACTGGCCAAAGAACATCAGGCCTATAATGTGGCAGGGTATATTTGTGCCTATATGGCAGATTTGTATGGTTTTAGAGATATAACCAGTGAACGTCTGGAGAAAAGAAAAGAGGCCAGTAACTTCTTCAAGAAAGCAAGGAACTACAAAAGCTATGCATACGCCTTAAAAGATTTAGCGTGTGAATGTACACTCACTGATTCTTTTAATTGCACCATACCCTTACTTCAAAAGGCTGATTCCATCTCACAACTACTGCATAACAAAGATTTAACAGCTGATGTAGCCAATGCTTTTGGAGTGATATATGAGGCACAAGAAAAATACAAGAATGCCGAAAGATATTTCTTAAAAGCCATTGAAACGGGCAGCAAAGAAAGCTATAAGGATTCTATCTCCCTATTACACATATATATAAAAGACAACCAACTGGCAAAAGCACACGAATGGATTGAAACGATAACCAAACACAATGATATCGCTTATTACTTCAATCAAGCTTACTACCTGCTTTATAAGGCAGAAGGAAAATACAAGGAAGCACTCCATTACAAAGAAATCTGTTCCGACATGCTCGATTCACTGACATTAGTTCAAAATGAGACAAAAGTATTGGAAATAGAAAAAAAGTATAACAACGCCAAGATACGGGAAGAGAACGAACTATTAAAGATTACACAGCAAAGGAATACAATCATCATCATTATTGCCATCTCCTTATTCTTACTATCAGTTGCAGGATATATCATTTACCGGCAGAGAAGCAAAGCCAAAATCTATTACCAGCAAACAATTCTAGATAAGATGAAAATAGAGCTCCTTCACTTATCTGCAGCACTAGAAGAAAAAAAGCAGATTTTGCAAAAAGCATTGGCAGACAAAGAGAATAATGCCCACAAACTACAACAGGAAATAGAAGTAATATCCTATAAATACAACCGGCTGCAAAAGCAAAGTCTGGAAACATCCACAGTTGGCAAGAAGCTTATTTCTTTGACTAAAAAAAATAGGCTTGAGGACTCCCAACTCCCTACTGACAAAACATGGCATTCCATAATGACGGAAGTAGACAAGATATATCCCCAATTTTACTCCCTACTAAAAGAGGCATTTCCCAACCTGACAGAATCAGAATATCAATATTGCTATCTCCATATTTTTGGATTTGACGCAAATGATGAAGCAAAATTGCTTGGCATCAATCCGGCTTCTGTACGAATGAAACGAACGAGAATTTATCAAGAGGTCCAACTAAAGCACGATAAAGAAACGTTTTTACGAGATTACATCATCAAAAACCTCTTAAAATAA
- the folK gene encoding 2-amino-4-hydroxy-6-hydroxymethyldihydropteridine diphosphokinase, with amino-acid sequence MRVYLGLGTNLGDKESNLHVAVRKINERIGEVTALSAFYVTAPWGFSSENSFLNAACCVESVLPPLDILRETQEIERELGRMKKSAGGNYSDRLIDIDILLYGDLILHTPELEIPHPLMTERRFVMDPLAEIASDVVHPVLGKRLGEL; translated from the coding sequence ATGAGGGTTTATTTGGGACTTGGAACCAATCTGGGTGATAAAGAATCAAATCTGCATGTTGCTGTCCGGAAGATAAATGAGCGGATAGGGGAGGTTACTGCCCTTTCCGCTTTTTATGTTACTGCCCCTTGGGGGTTTTCTTCTGAAAATTCTTTTCTGAATGCCGCCTGTTGCGTGGAGAGTGTGCTTCCTCCCTTGGATATATTGCGGGAAACACAGGAGATAGAGCGTGAATTAGGCCGGATGAAGAAGTCGGCGGGAGGTAATTATAGTGACCGCCTGATTGATATAGATATTTTGTTGTACGGTGATTTAATACTGCATACGCCGGAATTGGAAATCCCTCATCCCTTGATGACTGAACGGAGGTTTGTCATGGACCCGCTGGCGGAGATTGCATCGGATGTGGTGCATCCGGTATTGGGAAAAAGGCTGGGGGAGCTTTAA
- a CDS encoding DUF3244 domain-containing protein, giving the protein MNKLKISLALIALIIPLLLCAKKRNIEFIKHGNHRIPVESFIPVKAFFDDCNKELTIEFAQDWEAVTIEIKSKEGYVVYRNLYIPHSNSSLSTSLENIPAGIYELTITDEKGILAGEFIYEN; this is encoded by the coding sequence ATGAACAAATTAAAAATAAGCTTGGCTTTGATAGCCTTAATTATTCCTCTATTATTATGCGCTAAAAAGCGAAATATAGAATTTATAAAACATGGCAACCATAGAATTCCAGTAGAGTCATTCATTCCGGTAAAAGCTTTCTTTGACGACTGCAATAAAGAATTAACCATCGAATTCGCACAGGACTGGGAAGCGGTAACCATCGAGATTAAATCAAAAGAAGGATATGTAGTATATAGAAACCTCTATATACCCCACTCCAATTCTTCTTTATCAACTTCTTTAGAGAATATTCCGGCAGGAATATATGAACTGACAATCACCGATGAAAAGGGAATATTGGCAGGAGAATTTATATACGAAAACTAA
- a CDS encoding thiol-activated cytolysin family protein, producing MKSIRSILHILLGVTLICSCNEATELAHITPNVSLIKYKDIVKIDSLYTYPGDSLYQNWINQYNKNLEDKTSRSLSPEDDAFFNKQYIVKSTEATVLYGRNYIFPGSILEGNSISNQNYIPVFISNRKPITVSMTLAHNTPKPTSRTIEAPTFSKLSDYVVEMVTDGNFEQNQKFMFSYKRFSFYDEIKTAFGTNINTRKLFSSKSESSTEYRDKIQKSTGMYVKFFQSSFTVNMDIAPLSDQPIQGKSEYEPVYVNSLTYGRLGIIAFETDESYEFAETCIKKEFDRIFSKKTTTLNKEEEKFFENTEFKVLIIGGDSNLAVQTFKGYSHFLNLIYNSKFTETSYGVPITCSFSYANSHGLVETEFINTIHIEPLYVKPSRENNSYLPDYSNKSDYHSSSQLYLYFYKDREKTKPSQPYIDIIFNISMFENKCNYEPNYKNWPMINANCTDKTERIIMRNIDFKSKIYVGYNSSYYESTGSMPMEPNEPMRMWNATEYTREYSLLNSPFYQIIY from the coding sequence ATGAAAAGCATCCGTTCTATTTTACACATACTTCTAGGCGTAACGCTAATCTGCTCATGCAATGAAGCAACAGAATTAGCCCATATTACCCCTAATGTCAGTCTTATAAAATATAAAGATATTGTTAAAATAGACTCTTTATATACATATCCAGGAGATTCTCTATATCAGAATTGGATAAATCAATATAATAAGAATCTGGAAGACAAAACATCAAGATCACTTTCACCGGAAGATGATGCATTTTTCAATAAACAATATATTGTGAAAAGTACAGAAGCAACCGTTTTATATGGAAGAAATTACATATTTCCAGGATCCATTTTAGAAGGAAACAGCATTTCAAACCAAAATTATATACCGGTATTTATCAGCAACAGAAAACCCATAACAGTATCAATGACATTGGCACACAATACACCCAAACCCACTAGCAGAACTATAGAAGCACCCACTTTCTCTAAATTAAGTGATTATGTGGTTGAGATGGTAACCGATGGAAATTTCGAACAGAATCAGAAATTCATGTTCAGTTACAAGAGATTTAGCTTTTACGATGAAATTAAAACCGCATTCGGAACAAATATTAATACAAGAAAACTATTTTCTTCAAAAAGTGAAAGTTCAACAGAATACCGGGATAAAATACAAAAGTCAACAGGAATGTATGTTAAATTCTTCCAATCAAGTTTCACCGTCAACATGGATATTGCTCCTTTAAGTGACCAACCTATTCAAGGAAAAAGTGAATATGAGCCTGTTTATGTGAATTCATTGACTTATGGAAGACTGGGAATCATTGCCTTTGAAACAGACGAATCATACGAATTCGCAGAAACGTGTATAAAAAAAGAATTTGATAGAATCTTCAGTAAGAAAACAACTACTCTGAATAAAGAAGAAGAAAAATTCTTTGAAAATACAGAATTCAAAGTGCTAATTATAGGGGGAGATAGCAATCTGGCCGTACAAACATTTAAAGGATATAGCCATTTCCTAAATTTAATATATAATTCAAAATTCACAGAAACAAGCTATGGTGTACCTATTACATGTTCTTTCTCCTATGCCAATTCACATGGATTGGTTGAAACTGAATTTATCAATACTATCCATATAGAACCTTTATATGTAAAGCCAAGTCGTGAAAATAATTCATACTTACCTGATTATTCCAACAAAAGCGATTATCATTCGTCAAGCCAACTTTATTTGTATTTTTATAAAGATAGAGAAAAGACAAAACCTTCCCAACCCTATATAGATATTATCTTCAATATAAGTATGTTTGAAAATAAATGCAACTATGAACCCAATTATAAAAACTGGCCTATGATAAATGCAAATTGTACAGATAAGACAGAGAGAATTATAATGAGAAACATTGATTTTAAATCAAAAATATATGTTGGCTATAATTCATCATATTACGAAAGTACAGGTTCCATGCCTATGGAACCTAACGAACCTATGCGAATGTGGAATGCAACTGAATACACTCGTGAATATTCGCTGCTCAACAGCCCATTCTATCAAATAATCTATTAA
- a CDS encoding acyltransferase: MEINKRENIGWIDLLRVTACFLVVFAHCCDPFVARFDTDRPTFLQGCALGSAVRCCVPLFVMMTGVLLFPVRNGMSEFYKKRIGRIAVPLIFWSVMLPVLYFIYLNYITTTDNPTIDMSAFTLEKTITKIWTFIFNFNYDTTPLWYLYMLVGLYFIIPIFHAWLERATRKDIKLFLSIWGISLFLPYIKMAAPALGYIGNWGNMDILGVCDWNAFGSFYYVSGFIGYLILAHYLVKYPLQWSWRKTLAIGIPMFMAGYAITFGGYLIMQEYFPGNYAYLEIVWLFGGINVFMMTFPVFVCIQKLKIPSSPALSKVASMTFGIYLCHFVFVQMGYDLFASLLPQGTPAIMHIICMAVTAFLISYLVVRGMYACKWTRRFVA, from the coding sequence ATGGAAATAAATAAAAGAGAGAACATCGGATGGATAGACTTGCTACGCGTCACCGCCTGTTTTTTAGTTGTATTCGCCCATTGCTGTGACCCTTTTGTGGCACGTTTTGACACAGACCGTCCTACTTTTCTGCAAGGGTGCGCATTGGGAAGTGCCGTACGCTGTTGCGTGCCCTTGTTTGTGATGATGACAGGAGTGCTGCTGTTTCCTGTACGAAACGGCATGAGTGAATTTTACAAAAAACGGATCGGACGCATTGCCGTCCCACTTATCTTCTGGTCAGTCATGCTGCCTGTCCTCTATTTCATCTATCTGAATTACATCACCACGACAGACAATCCTACCATAGACATGTCCGCCTTCACCCTGGAAAAGACTATCACGAAGATTTGGACGTTCATTTTCAATTTCAACTATGACACCACTCCTCTGTGGTATCTGTATATGCTGGTGGGACTCTACTTCATCATCCCCATCTTCCATGCATGGCTGGAGCGTGCTACCCGGAAAGATATCAAGCTATTTCTTTCCATCTGGGGCATCTCCTTATTTCTTCCCTACATAAAGATGGCCGCTCCCGCACTGGGATATATCGGCAACTGGGGCAATATGGATATCCTGGGAGTGTGCGACTGGAATGCATTCGGTTCATTTTATTATGTTTCCGGATTTATCGGCTATCTGATACTGGCCCATTATCTGGTAAAATACCCGCTGCAATGGAGTTGGAGAAAAACCCTGGCTATCGGTATCCCTATGTTTATGGCAGGGTATGCCATCACTTTCGGTGGCTACCTCATCATGCAGGAATATTTTCCGGGAAACTACGCCTATCTGGAAATAGTATGGCTTTTCGGAGGCATCAATGTATTTATGATGACATTTCCTGTTTTTGTCTGCATACAGAAGCTCAAAATACCTTCTTCACCTGCACTTTCAAAAGTGGCATCCATGACCTTTGGCATTTATCTGTGTCATTTCGTCTTCGTGCAAATGGGGTATGACTTGTTTGCCTCGCTGTTGCCCCAGGGGACTCCTGCCATAATGCACATTATTTGCATGGCTGTAACAGCCTTTCTCATCAGCTACCTGGTGGTCAGAGGGATGTATGCATGCAAATGGACCAGAAGATTTGTGGCGTAA
- the queA gene encoding tRNA preQ1(34) S-adenosylmethionine ribosyltransferase-isomerase QueA, producing the protein MKLSQFKFKLPEDKIALHPAKYRDESRLMVVHKSTGKIEHKVFKDILDYFDDKDVFIFNDTKVFPARLYGNKEKTGARIEVFLLRELNEELRLWDVLVDPARKIRIGNKLYFGDDDSMVAEVIDNTTSRGRTLRFLYDGSHDEFKKALYALGEAPLPSFIRRPVEEEDTERFQTIFAKNEGAVTAPTAGLHFSRELMKRMEIKGIDFAFVTMHAGLGNFREIDVEDLTKHKMDSEQMYVNADACRIVNNAKDEGKNICAVGTTVMRTIETAVGTDGHLKEFDGWTNKFIFPPYDFSVANSMVTNFHLPLSTLLMLVAAYGGYDLVMEAYHTALKEDYRFGTYGDAMLILDK; encoded by the coding sequence ATGAAACTGTCGCAATTTAAATTTAAACTGCCGGAGGATAAAATAGCTTTGCATCCGGCTAAGTATAGAGATGAGTCGCGCCTGATGGTTGTTCACAAATCAACAGGTAAGATTGAACACAAGGTATTCAAGGATATCCTGGACTATTTTGATGATAAAGATGTGTTTATCTTTAATGATACGAAAGTTTTCCCTGCGCGTTTGTATGGAAATAAGGAAAAGACCGGTGCCCGTATCGAGGTATTTTTGTTGCGCGAGCTGAATGAGGAACTTCGCTTGTGGGATGTGCTGGTAGATCCTGCCCGTAAGATCCGTATCGGTAACAAGCTTTATTTTGGTGACGATGATTCCATGGTGGCCGAAGTGATTGACAACACCACTTCCCGCGGACGTACCCTGCGTTTCCTGTATGACGGCTCTCACGACGAGTTCAAGAAAGCATTGTATGCGTTGGGAGAGGCTCCGCTGCCCAGTTTCATCCGTCGTCCGGTAGAAGAGGAAGATACCGAACGTTTCCAGACTATCTTTGCCAAGAACGAAGGGGCTGTGACAGCTCCCACTGCCGGACTTCATTTCAGCCGCGAGTTGATGAAGCGTATGGAAATCAAAGGTATAGACTTTGCTTTTGTGACGATGCATGCCGGACTGGGTAATTTCCGCGAGATTGATGTGGAGGACCTTACCAAGCATAAGATGGATTCGGAGCAGATGTATGTCAATGCGGATGCGTGCCGTATTGTGAATAATGCCAAGGATGAAGGAAAGAATATTTGTGCGGTAGGAACGACAGTGATGCGCACGATAGAGACTGCGGTAGGTACGGATGGTCATCTGAAAGAATTTGACGGATGGACCAATAAGTTCATTTTCCCTCCTTATGATTTCTCGGTAGCCAACAGCATGGTTACTAACTTTCACCTGCCTCTCTCCACTTTGCTGATGCTGGTAGCTGCCTACGGTGGTTATGATCTGGTGATGGAGGCTTATCACACAGCATTGAAGGAAGATTACCGTTTCGGTACTTATGGCGATGCTATGTTGATTTTGGATAAGTAA
- a CDS encoding thiol-activated cytolysin family protein: MKKYFYFAIVSLVMFSCENEDLDEISSKANNTANIAPLSSLYYDGIYEIRDGKEVDLTLQQYLSRSTQEFYEIASLNPAYTYLGSVLQAESINTGEYRSVAYPNALKPEIRIAFSLPIKSRVIKPKFTSFNDAVIDAITDAGKDFSGKQSQVFSYKMKEFNYYKEVNMAFGANIKIGQLFSITTSVESDKKQSNTALFVDFSQIYFNVAMDIPDDGNIFLNETERQKYLNQKPVYVNSVNMGRKGVMIVESEESYSEISVSIRAAFNAGIVNGELSLDSKTKEMLKRAQIYIYIIGGNGEDAAKVVTGFPAFQDFIIKGGVYSKEIYGVPISFSGANAADNSMFISQIKI; this comes from the coding sequence ATGAAAAAGTATTTTTATTTTGCAATTGTTTCCCTTGTAATGTTTTCTTGTGAAAACGAAGATTTAGATGAAATTTCTTCGAAAGCAAATAATACAGCAAACATTGCTCCACTAAGTTCTCTTTACTATGATGGAATATATGAAATTAGAGATGGTAAAGAGGTAGATTTAACATTACAACAGTATCTATCAAGATCCACCCAAGAATTTTATGAAATAGCAAGCTTGAACCCTGCTTATACATATTTAGGCTCTGTTTTACAAGCTGAATCTATTAATACCGGAGAATACCGTTCTGTTGCATATCCAAATGCTTTAAAACCAGAAATCAGAATTGCATTCTCATTGCCTATCAAATCAAGAGTAATAAAACCTAAGTTTACCTCATTTAATGATGCAGTTATAGACGCTATCACAGATGCAGGTAAAGATTTTAGTGGAAAACAATCGCAAGTTTTCTCATATAAAATGAAAGAATTTAATTATTACAAAGAGGTAAATATGGCTTTTGGAGCTAATATAAAAATAGGACAGCTTTTTTCAATTACAACTTCTGTTGAGAGTGATAAAAAACAAAGTAATACCGCTTTATTTGTTGATTTCAGCCAAATCTATTTTAATGTAGCTATGGATATCCCAGATGATGGAAACATATTTCTCAATGAAACAGAACGCCAAAAATATCTAAATCAAAAACCTGTATATGTGAATTCTGTGAATATGGGACGAAAAGGAGTAATGATAGTAGAATCTGAAGAATCATATAGTGAAATTTCTGTATCAATTCGAGCAGCATTCAATGCAGGAATAGTAAACGGAGAACTATCACTAGACTCAAAGACAAAAGAAATGCTAAAACGTGCTCAGATCTATATTTATATTATAGGTGGTAACGGAGAGGACGCAGCTAAAGTTGTTACTGGATTTCCTGCATTTCAAGATTTTATAATAAAAGGAGGAGTATATAGTAAAGAAATATATGGAGTCCCTATTTCTTTCTCTGGTGCTAATGCAGCCGATAACTCCATGTTCATTTCCCAAATTAAGATCTAA
- a CDS encoding thiol-activated cytolysin family protein, with product MKTKIIYTIVFLMIAKLAYSQEEQYSADKFVAKCPNEIFIGAILEANSINQDTYKFLKISMNPINMGYTIPIKSQTITPSYNNMMKAIHEALKTNDVLKSNYSFSFVIKKIKSYQELAVNWGQNINLQQLLGITPDYKPQKNIILIDINQSFFSIIMDMPESLSTDPQVLQQLDKLAFINSIQFGRKVILVIESNIDYDKLQEAIDNLLKSKEVSQKELAILANSNIRLMTIGNKGIKDINPDNPFTSILTYLSSTVTPDDFGGPISFSASNIKDNSVFVNYFNVQ from the coding sequence ATGAAAACTAAAATAATATACACCATCGTATTTTTGATGATTGCTAAACTTGCTTATAGCCAAGAAGAGCAATATAGTGCAGATAAGTTTGTGGCAAAATGCCCCAATGAAATATTCATAGGAGCAATATTGGAAGCCAACAGCATCAATCAAGACACATATAAGTTCCTGAAAATATCAATGAATCCTATAAACATGGGGTACACCATTCCTATAAAGTCACAAACAATCACTCCTTCCTATAATAACATGATGAAAGCTATTCATGAAGCGTTAAAAACAAACGATGTTTTGAAAAGTAACTATTCTTTTTCATTCGTAATTAAAAAGATAAAATCATACCAAGAATTAGCTGTCAATTGGGGACAAAATATTAACCTTCAGCAACTATTAGGCATCACACCCGATTATAAGCCTCAAAAGAATATTATATTGATAGATATAAATCAAAGTTTTTTCAGCATTATAATGGATATGCCGGAATCACTAAGCACTGATCCACAAGTTTTGCAACAATTAGACAAGCTTGCATTTATAAACTCAATACAATTTGGCAGAAAAGTTATACTAGTTATTGAAAGTAATATTGATTATGACAAATTACAAGAAGCTATTGACAATTTACTGAAGTCTAAGGAAGTTAGTCAAAAAGAACTAGCAATATTAGCCAATTCTAATATCAGATTGATGACTATTGGAAACAAAGGAATAAAAGATATCAACCCAGACAATCCTTTTACAAGCATACTTACTTATTTATCTTCAACAGTTACACCCGATGATTTCGGAGGACCTATATCATTTTCCGCCTCTAACATAAAAGATAATTCTGTATTTGTTAACTATTTCAATGTACAATAA